The following proteins are encoded in a genomic region of Nitrospinota bacterium:
- a CDS encoding AAA family ATPase codes for MLSDKKIRVQALEPDQSFIVQAPAGSGKTELLIQRYLKLLGLANYPEEILAMTFTRKAAAEMKERVFTALTEAQTDQPPEQAHARFTWKLARQVLDQDKKQKWNLMYNPARLRIVTIDSFCSSLTRRMPLLSRMGAGLNIQENARSLYQETARSILSLTENKNSPYGELVRNILQHIDNSKEDFVKRIVQLLEKRDQWMISFFDPRENLETHPLNEDSRQKLECTLVSLIEAKLANLGVLFKGQIQKKILQLANYSGKNLQSSYPTHPCACLADLQEFPGTSIDNLETWKGIANLFLTKSNTYRKKPDVRLGFPAGSKNLAHEMKEEYIKLIGALESDPTLLESLAKVKRLPRGHFTDMEWNLLKSTIRLLAEINRKLKEIFSSRKITDFTEISLSAINGLVQKDDNGEMHPTDLLYYLDCKIHHILVDEYQDTSFKQEELLHKLTSEWSEGDGRTLFIVGDPKQSIYRFRDAEVGLFIKTRNRGLGSLRLEPLSLESNFRSQKKLVDWVNTCFQKIFPKHEDADLGAISYKPSSAVLKESVHPGVLYHPVPHHQDSLITSEEEARMITTLVKDLKSQHPDKSLAILVRGRTHLASIVKLLNESKISFKAESIDSLTDRPAILDLLSLLRALRFPGDRTAWLSILRAPWCGLTLSDIHALVELDDTTPVWFLLNNPSRVKTLSEDGQKRVRNLVDNIQQFLIG; via the coding sequence ATGTTGTCTGATAAAAAAATAAGAGTCCAGGCCCTGGAACCTGATCAGTCTTTCATCGTACAAGCTCCAGCAGGATCGGGGAAAACTGAATTGCTCATTCAGCGTTATCTCAAGCTTCTTGGACTGGCAAACTATCCCGAAGAAATCCTGGCCATGACGTTTACACGTAAAGCCGCCGCAGAGATGAAAGAAAGAGTTTTCACAGCTCTTACAGAGGCTCAAACTGATCAACCACCTGAACAGGCACATGCCAGATTCACATGGAAACTGGCCCGACAAGTATTGGATCAGGATAAAAAACAAAAATGGAATCTGATGTATAACCCTGCCCGCCTCAGAATCGTAACGATTGATTCATTTTGCTCTTCTTTGACAAGAAGGATGCCATTGTTATCAAGAATGGGAGCGGGACTTAATATTCAGGAAAATGCCAGAAGTCTTTATCAGGAAACCGCCAGGAGCATCCTGAGTTTAACGGAAAATAAAAACAGCCCTTACGGCGAGCTAGTGCGAAACATACTCCAGCATATAGATAACTCAAAAGAAGATTTCGTAAAAAGAATCGTGCAGCTATTAGAAAAAAGAGACCAGTGGATGATCTCTTTTTTTGACCCACGTGAAAACCTGGAAACACATCCATTAAATGAAGATTCTCGTCAAAAACTTGAATGCACACTGGTCAGCCTTATAGAAGCCAAGCTTGCTAATTTGGGTGTCTTGTTCAAAGGTCAAATTCAGAAAAAAATATTACAACTGGCTAACTATTCAGGTAAAAATTTACAAAGCTCTTATCCAACCCATCCATGCGCCTGCCTTGCTGATTTGCAGGAGTTTCCCGGCACATCCATCGATAACCTTGAAACCTGGAAAGGCATTGCCAACCTTTTCCTGACAAAATCCAACACATACAGAAAAAAACCAGATGTCAGGTTAGGGTTCCCCGCAGGCTCTAAAAACCTGGCCCATGAAATGAAGGAGGAGTACATAAAACTAATAGGTGCTTTAGAAAGTGACCCTACTCTTCTTGAGTCTCTAGCAAAAGTAAAAAGGCTTCCCCGAGGTCACTTTACAGATATGGAGTGGAATTTATTAAAATCCACCATACGACTTTTGGCGGAGATCAACAGAAAGTTAAAAGAAATTTTTTCATCCCGGAAAATAACCGATTTCACCGAGATTTCCCTTTCAGCGATAAATGGACTTGTTCAAAAAGATGACAATGGTGAGATGCACCCCACCGACCTGCTGTATTACCTGGATTGCAAAATCCACCATATTCTCGTAGATGAATATCAGGACACTTCTTTCAAGCAGGAAGAGTTGCTACACAAGCTTACATCGGAATGGAGTGAAGGAGATGGTAGGACGCTTTTCATTGTCGGGGACCCCAAACAATCCATTTACCGGTTCAGGGATGCAGAGGTAGGTTTATTCATAAAAACCCGGAATCGTGGCCTCGGTAGTTTACGTTTAGAACCTTTATCATTAGAATCGAACTTCCGCTCACAAAAAAAACTGGTCGACTGGGTCAACACCTGTTTTCAAAAAATTTTTCCAAAACACGAAGACGCTGATCTAGGTGCAATTTCCTACAAACCTTCGTCAGCAGTTTTAAAAGAAAGCGTCCATCCCGGAGTGCTGTATCACCCTGTTCCACATCATCAGGACAGCCTTATTACTTCGGAGGAAGAAGCTCGAATGATAACCACCCTAGTCAAGGACTTAAAGTCGCAACATCCTGATAAAAGCCTGGCCATTCTGGTCCGCGGGCGAACCCACCTTGCATCCATAGTAAAATTGTTAAATGAATCTAAGATTTCATTCAAAGCTGAATCCATAGACTCCCTTACAGATAGACCAGCAATTCTTGACCTCCTGTCTCTGCTTCGTGCGCTGCGTTTTCCTGGAGACCGAACAGCATGGCTATCTATATTAAGAGCTCCCTGGTGTGGTTTAACATTATCAGATATCCATGCGTTAGTGGAGTTAGACGATACAAC
- a CDS encoding molybdenum cofactor biosynthesis protein MoaE — protein MSTTTFSKVRIQLEDFSVTDEIEAMKKVSRNIGGITTFLGTGRELSKGENITQLNFEHYPKMAEKKLEEIREQAIKDFGVIDMSIIHRIGPIDIGENIVLIVAVGEHRKETFKACEWAIAELKRTTPIWKRETTSKGEIWVQDTP, from the coding sequence ATGAGCACCACTACCTTTTCTAAAGTAAGAATTCAGTTAGAAGATTTCTCGGTCACTGATGAAATAGAGGCCATGAAAAAAGTTTCGCGTAATATTGGTGGCATTACTACCTTCCTGGGCACGGGAAGAGAGTTATCGAAGGGAGAAAATATCACCCAACTCAACTTCGAACACTATCCCAAGATGGCAGAAAAAAAGCTTGAAGAAATACGTGAACAAGCTATCAAGGATTTTGGAGTCATTGATATGAGTATCATTCATCGCATTGGCCCCATAGATATTGGTGAAAATATTGTCTTGATCGTAGCGGTTGGCGAGCATCGAAAAGAAACGTTCAAAGCCTGCGAATGGGCCATTGCGGAACTGAAGCGCACCACACCGATCTGGAAACGCGAAACCACCTCCAAAGGCGAAATCTGGGTGCAAGATACCCCTTGA
- the moaD gene encoding molybdopterin converting factor subunit 1: MIVIKYFASLKAIADKDEETVDIEKPITMDQLSDIISKSTPSMGEILREKKVMISVNQEMASAETIIRDGDEVAFLPPFSGGTK, translated from the coding sequence ATGATTGTTATTAAGTATTTTGCCAGCCTTAAAGCCATAGCAGACAAGGATGAAGAAACCGTGGATATTGAAAAACCAATAACCATGGACCAGTTAAGTGATATTATTTCCAAATCAACTCCGTCAATGGGTGAGATTCTTCGAGAGAAAAAAGTAATGATCTCGGTCAATCAGGAAATGGCCTCTGCAGAAACCATCATAAGAGATGGGGATGAGGTGGCATTTCTGCCTCCATTCTCGGGGGGTACAAAATAA
- the moaC gene encoding cyclic pyranopterin monophosphate synthase MoaC has translation MNNPLTHFNEEGRARMVDVSDKTHTSRKAVASGKVYMQPETLRLIQEGQIKKGDVLAVAQVAGIMGSKRTHEVIPMCHPLLLTGVDISFQVNEDPDPDIGLCSIIVSATVKVTGQTGVEMEALTAVSMAALTIYDMCKAVDRGMYFDNIGLTHKSGGKSGTFNKEVVEAGK, from the coding sequence ATGAACAATCCACTGACACATTTTAATGAAGAAGGCCGTGCACGCATGGTCGATGTTTCCGATAAAACTCACACCTCACGAAAGGCTGTGGCCTCAGGGAAAGTGTATATGCAACCGGAAACCTTGCGACTTATACAGGAAGGTCAGATCAAAAAGGGTGATGTGCTGGCAGTCGCACAAGTTGCAGGAATTATGGGATCCAAGCGCACCCATGAAGTGATACCCATGTGCCATCCTCTTCTCTTAACAGGTGTTGACATCAGCTTTCAGGTTAATGAGGACCCAGATCCTGACATCGGGCTCTGCTCCATAATCGTCAGCGCCACTGTTAAAGTGACTGGACAAACTGGCGTAGAAATGGAAGCACTGACAGCGGTTTCAATGGCGGCACTCACTATTTATGATATGTGCAAAGCAGTTGATAGAGGCATGTATTTTGATAATATTGGCCTGACTCATAAATCAGGCGGAAAATCAGGTACTTTCAACAAAGAAGTGGTGGAGGCAGGGAAATGA
- a CDS encoding EamA family transporter → MSLFNIGLVLFSSLMHSFWNILTQTSKNSQYFSAMKGVWIMIMALTAYFFFGMPPLNSEIIFWSILSGVLHGVYILCLSRAYATADISYVYPIARSAPVFVPVFAWLLLDEHLNLPTFLAIGLILTAIYILHFEGHLIRGFKNLLKAMGHQDLRWAFYTLATVVSYSLVDKKGMDSFLSLLPDQPFANGITFFFFEATVGFIICNTYIFSTNPAKYVFKTWREEWHKALLAGIATLGSYGLICVVLQFEALSAIISLRQVSVLMVVYWGCWKLKEPFGPQRLFAGGLILVGIFLIGINSY, encoded by the coding sequence TTGTCACTTTTTAATATAGGACTGGTTCTATTCTCCAGCTTGATGCATTCTTTCTGGAACATATTGACCCAGACCAGCAAAAATTCCCAGTATTTTTCCGCTATGAAGGGGGTCTGGATCATGATTATGGCCCTGACCGCCTATTTTTTCTTCGGAATGCCTCCCTTAAATTCAGAGATTATTTTCTGGAGCATCCTCTCAGGAGTTTTGCACGGTGTCTATATACTCTGTCTTTCCAGGGCGTATGCTACTGCTGATATTTCTTATGTCTATCCCATTGCCCGGTCGGCTCCAGTTTTTGTTCCTGTATTTGCCTGGTTACTACTTGACGAGCATCTGAACCTTCCAACATTTCTTGCGATCGGTCTCATCCTGACAGCTATTTATATCCTGCACTTTGAAGGACATTTGATACGGGGATTTAAAAACCTGTTGAAAGCTATGGGGCACCAGGATTTACGTTGGGCTTTCTACACACTGGCAACGGTAGTCAGTTACAGCCTGGTGGATAAAAAAGGGATGGATTCATTTTTGAGCCTTTTGCCGGATCAACCGTTTGCTAATGGGATCACGTTCTTTTTCTTTGAGGCAACTGTGGGTTTTATTATTTGCAACACTTATATTTTCAGCACTAATCCAGCAAAGTATGTATTTAAAACCTGGAGAGAGGAATGGCATAAAGCTCTACTTGCAGGCATAGCCACCCTGGGTTCTTACGGACTGATTTGCGTAGTGCTTCAATTTGAAGCGTTGAGTGCAATTATTTCCCTTCGTCAGGTCAGTGTGTTGATGGTGGTTTATTGGGGGTGTTGGAAATTAAAGGAGCCCTTTGGTCCGCAACGTCTGTTTGCAGGAGGGTTGATTCTGGTCGGCATATTTCTGATCGGTATTAATTCTTACTAG
- a CDS encoding peptidase M16: MNHIAKFLKTGLVLVFWIALFISSAEAVKGDKRKTQTLSLENGLDVLLISDPDVHRSAAALSVGTGYLYDPDEKAGLAHYLEHMLFLGTEKYPEVGSYKKFLDSHSGGSNAYTSGNITNYFFQVSHDGFDEALDRFSDFFKAPLFDKTYSEREVKAVNNEHEKNKLNDGWRGNYVAGLISEPGHPVANFGTGNRQTLSGTNGPALHDFYERYYAASNMKLALISSKPIEVLTGVARKYFSGIPDRKVDVPQVSPEFRKPLKGKYRLLKVKTIKDIRSLEIDFPTIRLKNHQGSKPASIVGSVLGYEGKGSLLSKLKEEGLVLSLSAGGGSSHPDINSFGINISLTEKGLKEYERILELIFAYIDMVQIHGIEEYTFKQTQAMAQINFDWKNPDEGMGFVAGKAALMQDYKLKDVETLPYLFTEYEPSAYKAVLDSLTPENALVVLSHNSAETDSKAPYYDAEYSLREIGGKAFSKLSHPEKVAGIFYPEKNNFIPYNLKKVEEYPHLVRDDDKAKVWFKYDHRFEQPKVSLTFRIETPKVYRSPKNLELAKLYEAMMQEGLNELVYPIQMAGLSYALSIEKKGVILGIGGYSERIGDLIRLVTDNMKEVKVDEQKFANIKEAMVRGLKNRKLGQAYTRGGYYNWLMLLQDQYTEEEKLKALTAITLEDVKAYAKTLYDRVYITGMIHGNWSDAEAKQSVDILLTALGSESLPESERFGQVVEIMPQAKKFRFSREVEDNNNSLAYAIQVGEKSFSSLAQSSIIASIVESDFYTQMRTNQQLGYIVWSFHQRLEERIFFRLVIQSSTHGPFEMSKRVNAWLAGTKKLFADLTDQEFERHKHSLIVALEKEGDSIGAVAGDLYALATDEKGDFRFKKKLIQAIKDLNKEDVARTAGKIFRDPDTPRLEVLMRAKGSKEKVPEGTISQVSQFKNGLKR; the protein is encoded by the coding sequence GTGAATCATATAGCGAAATTTTTAAAAACCGGATTGGTTCTGGTTTTCTGGATAGCATTATTTATATCTTCTGCAGAAGCGGTTAAAGGTGACAAGCGTAAAACCCAGACTCTTTCACTGGAAAACGGGCTGGATGTTCTTCTGATTTCCGACCCGGATGTGCATCGAAGTGCTGCCGCATTGTCCGTGGGTACGGGTTATTTATACGATCCAGACGAGAAAGCAGGGCTGGCCCATTATCTGGAGCATATGTTGTTTCTTGGGACTGAAAAATACCCGGAAGTGGGTTCTTACAAGAAGTTTCTCGATTCTCATTCAGGTGGATCCAATGCTTACACCAGTGGAAACATTACCAATTATTTCTTTCAGGTGTCCCATGATGGATTTGATGAGGCTTTAGATCGTTTCAGTGATTTTTTCAAGGCACCCTTATTCGATAAAACCTATTCAGAACGAGAGGTCAAGGCGGTAAATAATGAGCATGAAAAAAACAAGCTCAATGATGGATGGCGCGGGAACTACGTGGCAGGCCTGATATCGGAACCGGGGCATCCTGTCGCTAATTTTGGAACCGGAAATCGGCAAACGCTGTCGGGCACTAATGGTCCGGCTTTACATGATTTTTACGAACGTTATTACGCGGCTTCAAACATGAAGCTGGCTCTTATTTCAAGTAAGCCTATTGAAGTCCTTACAGGTGTTGCACGGAAATATTTTTCTGGCATACCCGACAGGAAGGTTGATGTCCCACAAGTATCCCCTGAGTTTAGAAAGCCGCTTAAAGGTAAATATAGGCTGCTTAAGGTTAAAACTATTAAGGATATCCGCTCGCTCGAAATTGATTTCCCAACCATTCGACTGAAGAATCATCAGGGCAGCAAGCCTGCGTCAATTGTTGGGTCAGTGCTGGGATATGAAGGAAAGGGTTCTTTGCTTTCCAAGTTAAAGGAAGAGGGACTTGTTTTGAGCCTCAGCGCTGGTGGTGGAAGCAGCCACCCTGATATCAACTCTTTCGGTATTAATATTTCTCTGACTGAAAAGGGTTTGAAAGAATATGAAAGGATACTGGAGCTTATTTTTGCATACATTGACATGGTTCAAATACATGGGATTGAAGAATACACCTTCAAGCAAACCCAGGCCATGGCCCAGATTAACTTTGACTGGAAGAACCCCGATGAGGGAATGGGGTTTGTTGCAGGGAAAGCTGCGCTCATGCAGGATTACAAGTTAAAGGATGTTGAGACCCTGCCTTACCTCTTTACAGAATACGAACCCTCTGCCTATAAAGCAGTGTTGGATTCTTTGACTCCAGAAAATGCATTGGTGGTATTGAGCCACAATTCTGCTGAGACTGACAGCAAAGCTCCCTACTACGATGCCGAGTATTCATTAAGGGAAATTGGAGGCAAAGCTTTCAGTAAATTATCTCATCCGGAAAAAGTAGCGGGCATATTTTATCCGGAGAAAAATAATTTCATTCCTTATAACTTAAAGAAAGTTGAAGAGTATCCACATTTAGTGAGGGATGATGATAAGGCAAAAGTCTGGTTTAAATATGATCATCGTTTTGAACAACCAAAAGTTTCATTAACATTTAGAATAGAAACACCAAAAGTCTATCGCAGTCCCAAAAACCTTGAATTGGCCAAACTTTATGAAGCTATGATGCAGGAAGGCTTGAATGAACTGGTTTATCCCATCCAAATGGCGGGGTTATCTTATGCCCTTTCTATAGAAAAGAAGGGAGTGATTCTGGGCATAGGAGGTTATTCAGAGCGTATTGGTGATTTGATCAGGCTGGTGACTGACAACATGAAAGAAGTTAAGGTTGATGAACAGAAGTTTGCCAATATCAAAGAAGCGATGGTGCGTGGATTAAAGAATCGGAAACTGGGCCAGGCTTATACCCGTGGGGGTTATTATAACTGGCTGATGCTTCTTCAAGATCAGTATACAGAAGAAGAGAAACTAAAAGCCTTGACCGCGATTACTTTGGAAGATGTAAAAGCTTATGCTAAAACTTTGTACGACAGGGTCTATATAACTGGAATGATTCATGGGAACTGGTCGGATGCTGAAGCAAAACAAAGTGTCGACATTTTGCTGACAGCTTTAGGAAGTGAATCCTTGCCTGAAAGTGAGCGGTTTGGGCAGGTGGTTGAGATCATGCCGCAAGCTAAAAAGTTCCGGTTCAGCCGGGAAGTGGAAGATAATAATAACTCATTGGCTTATGCCATTCAGGTTGGTGAGAAGAGTTTTTCATCTCTGGCCCAGTCTTCAATCATTGCATCAATTGTGGAAAGTGATTTTTATACCCAGATGCGCACCAATCAGCAATTAGGGTATATCGTATGGAGTTTTCATCAACGCCTTGAAGAACGTATATTTTTTCGTTTGGTGATTCAGTCATCGACTCACGGTCCTTTTGAAATGAGTAAAAGGGTCAATGCATGGTTGGCGGGCACTAAAAAATTATTTGCTGATTTGACGGATCAGGAGTTTGAGAGACATAAGCATAGTCTGATTGTCGCGCTGGAAAAAGAAGGGGACAGTATAGGGGCAGTTGCAGGAGACCTTTATGCTCTTGCAACGGATGAGAAAGGGGATTTTCGTTTTAAAAAGAAACTGATTCAGGCAATAAAAGATCTTAATAAAGAGGATGTTGCCAGGACAGCTGGTAAAATTTTTCGAGACCCAGACACCCCCAGGCTTGAAGTATTAATGAGAGCCAAAGGCAGCAAGGAAAAGGTTCCAGAAGGAACCATCTCACAAGTCAGTCAATTCAAGAACGGTTTGAAACGTTAG
- a CDS encoding aldolase has protein sequence MLFNQREEIVQQLSNIATLDNGGLKIENADTLKGEVLDRLIYNAVLNPSAEIKGLSRFIIKSAALELGIVSSSIQELYDARGRGEVKGFTVPALNIRGLPYELCRAIFRTAIKTNAGAFIFELAKSEMGYTFQKPQELSTVILASAIKEGYAGPVFIQGDHFQVNAKNYAQDPQKEVAVIKNLIESGINGGFYNIDIDTSTLVDLSKPNVVEQQRANFEVGVELTQHVRDLEPEGITVSVGGEIGEVGKENSNEQELRAYLDNFNELLEKNRSGSTTISKISIQTGTSHGGVPLPDGTVADVNLDFDTLENLSRISREDYGLAGAVQHGASTLPQNLFNKFPELETAEIHLATDFQNMIYGSELFPAGFKEKIYAHLREKFADEKKSGQTDEQFIYKTRKKGFGEFKAEFWGLSNEIRDGIGKELEGKMTFLFDKLAVQNTKDAVDKTISVVPVKPVLENEISTC, from the coding sequence ATGCTTTTTAATCAACGAGAAGAAATAGTCCAGCAACTTAGTAATATTGCCACCCTTGATAATGGTGGCTTGAAAATAGAAAATGCCGACACCCTCAAGGGAGAAGTGCTTGATCGACTGATCTACAATGCCGTTCTTAATCCTTCAGCAGAAATAAAAGGGCTGAGTCGCTTTATAATTAAGTCCGCGGCTCTTGAGCTGGGAATAGTCAGTTCATCGATTCAGGAGCTGTATGATGCCCGTGGTCGTGGTGAAGTGAAAGGCTTTACGGTTCCAGCCCTAAATATTCGTGGCCTGCCCTATGAGCTATGCCGGGCAATATTTCGCACCGCCATCAAGACAAATGCTGGCGCGTTTATATTCGAACTGGCCAAATCCGAAATGGGTTACACATTCCAAAAACCCCAGGAGTTATCGACCGTCATTCTCGCTTCCGCAATTAAAGAAGGGTATGCAGGTCCTGTTTTCATTCAGGGTGACCATTTCCAGGTTAACGCCAAGAATTACGCCCAAGACCCACAAAAAGAAGTTGCGGTTATCAAAAACCTGATTGAAAGTGGAATTAATGGAGGGTTTTATAATATTGATATCGACACTTCCACACTTGTCGATCTCAGCAAACCAAATGTTGTTGAGCAGCAACGAGCCAACTTTGAAGTTGGCGTGGAACTCACTCAACATGTTCGAGATTTAGAGCCAGAAGGTATCACCGTCTCCGTGGGTGGAGAAATTGGCGAGGTGGGAAAAGAAAACAGCAATGAACAGGAATTGAGGGCCTATCTCGACAATTTTAATGAGCTTTTGGAAAAAAATCGTAGCGGATCTACGACCATCAGCAAAATTTCCATCCAAACCGGGACTTCTCATGGCGGTGTGCCTCTTCCTGATGGAACGGTAGCAGATGTTAACCTGGATTTTGATACGCTTGAAAACCTGTCGAGAATATCTCGTGAAGATTATGGACTCGCTGGAGCCGTGCAGCATGGTGCTTCCACCCTTCCCCAGAACCTGTTCAATAAATTCCCTGAATTGGAGACGGCAGAAATTCACCTGGCTACCGACTTTCAAAACATGATCTACGGCAGCGAGCTGTTTCCCGCAGGTTTTAAGGAAAAAATTTATGCCCATTTGAGGGAAAAGTTTGCGGACGAGAAAAAATCCGGACAAACCGATGAGCAGTTCATTTATAAAACCCGTAAAAAAGGATTTGGTGAATTCAAAGCAGAATTTTGGGGATTATCCAATGAAATTCGCGATGGCATTGGAAAAGAATTGGAAGGTAAAATGACGTTTCTCTTCGATAAACTCGCTGTACAAAATACTAAAGATGCTGTCGATAAAACGATTTCTGTCGTACCTGTTAAACCTGTCCTGGAAAACGAAATCTCAACTTGCTAG